In Thermostichus vulcanus str. 'Rupite', the sequence CTCAAGCGAACGAGGTTGTGGTCATTGGGGTGGCGTGTCAGAGCAATTCGCGGAGCCATAACCGTTCCCTGCAACAGTGCCGAGGCGATCTGCACAGCAGTGACTGAGCTGCTGGATGCCCTGGAACATCGCAACGCTTTGGATCCAGCCGAGTTGGTCAGCGTTGTGTTTTCTGCCACGCCCGATTTGAATGCTGCTTTTCCAGCCCAATTCGCCCGCCGTCGTCCCGGTTGGGAGTTGGTGCCCCTGCTGGATGTACAGCAGATGGAAGTGATTGGCGCTTTGCCCCGGTGCATTCGGGTGTTGATCCAGTTGAATACGCCCTTGAATCAGACAGATATGCAGCATGTTTACTTGGGAGGGGCACGGGAACTGAGACCGGATCTCAGCCCAGTTTGATGGGCCAGTTTGGTCTGCTGGCGTTGTAAGGGATTAAGCTTTGTTCACTTTGTCCTAAAGGCAGGGATCCTAACCCAAATCCTGCTCAGGGGGATTGCCTTTGTCGTAGGTTGATTTCCCATTGCTCCAATTGATCTTGACGGGCAGCTACCTCCGCTTCTCGCCGACTCAGTTCCTGGCTTTGCCGGGTTAAGGATTGCCGCCAGCTTTCAATTTCAGACAAATCCATCAGGCTGCCCGCCTGGGATAAGCTATGGAGCATTTCCACCAGTTTCATGGCTGCTTCTTCCACCCGCTGCACCCGGCGCTCTTCGGAGACTTCCACCAGAAGCAACACCCCAACGTTGTAAGCGCTAGCCTCACTAGAGGTGACTGTTTCCGGCTTGCGAACGGCCGACCAAATCCGATCCGGAGTCTGGTATGCCAACAATTGCAGCTCTGCTTGGCCGAACAGCCCTTTCTTGTACACCCGTGCTAAATACAGCATGAAGATGATGGGAGAGGCAGTGTGATTTTAGCACCGATCTTTTCGGTTCAAGGGATCCCGCCGCTGCGCCTTGGCCTAATCCTCAGGTATTGCCCCTGTTACAGAGGGGATCAGTGTTAGGATCGGCGTTGAAATGGGTAATGACCAACTCTCTCCCATTTTCATCGTTGTAGGGATCCCTGGCATGTTTCTCACCCAAAGCCCCTATTTCTTGATGGCAGCGCTAGTGGCTATTGCCAGTGGAGCCATCTTTGCAGTTCGGTTCATCAAGCGAGAAGCTTCCGCTGAGTACGATGTCATTTTCGCCACGATGGGCCTGATTTATTCTGTCTGCCTGTTGTTGGAAGGGCAACGCCTGATTCCGTTGCTGTTTTTTGCCCAAGTGCTATTGGCGGTAATGGCCGGTTGGTTTGCAATAGAAACCTTCCGCTTGCGCATTCTCCTGAGCGAAAAAGCACGGCAAGTGGGGGGGGCTCGTCCGACAGTCCGTCGGCAAGGCTTTACCCGTACCTACCAACCGGATGGTTATGGGCAGGGGCGCACCGTCAGCACCCGTGCCGGGGGATCCCGTATCCGCGATACCTCCTCCTATGGCCGTTCTATTGCCAGGCGGACTGAAGACTCTGGCCCCGGATCTGGCCGTCGCCCTAGGCCGCAATTGACCAGCGATACCCGGGTGCGTCCCCGCCGTCGCCCGGAAGTGGATGAGTATTACGACGAACCGGAACCTCGTTCTCGCCAAAGCTCTGACTATGACGAGCCGGCTCCTCCTCCTCCAGAAACCCGCCGCCCCCGCGGTCCTGCTGCCGGGGAATATCCAGAGGATGTGCAAGAAGAGCGGGGTGCAGGTACAGCCACCCGTCGTCGCCCGCCGCGCCTGCCTCAAGAGGAAGATTATGCAGACGAGACACCGCCCCGTGCCCCCCGCCGAGTGGTTGAGGTGGAGTCAGTGGAGGTAGAAGAAGTAGAACCCGACGAGTACGAGGATGATTTGCTGTAACGGGGGTGAAGATCCCGCTGGACTAGCTCCTAGCTCAGCCCGTGTTGCGCATCCCGGCGGCAATGCCGTTGATGGTGAGCATCGCCCCCCGCAAGAGTTCAGCTCGGCTGTAGCGAGTCCTCCCGGTTCGGGATCCCTGGTTTTCTCGTAGGCGCTTCAAAAGGGAGACCTGAATAAAGCCCAGAGGCACGATCGAGCGGTTGCGTAGCTGCACCGAACGCTTTAAGTAGGGGTCATTTTCCAACAGCTCACGATGCCCCGTAATTTGCAGCACCATCTCTCGGGTGCGGTACATCTCTTGGGCA encodes:
- the aroH gene encoding chorismate mutase; the encoded protein is MGWRVRAIRGAITVPCNSAEAICTAVTELLDALEHRNALDPAELVSVVFSATPDLNAAFPAQFARRRPGWELVPLLDVQQMEVIGALPRCIRVLIQLNTPLNQTDMQHVYLGGARELRPDLSPV
- a CDS encoding Ycf66 family protein; the protein is MGNDQLSPIFIVVGIPGMFLTQSPYFLMAALVAIASGAIFAVRFIKREASAEYDVIFATMGLIYSVCLLLEGQRLIPLLFFAQVLLAVMAGWFAIETFRLRILLSEKARQVGGARPTVRRQGFTRTYQPDGYGQGRTVSTRAGGSRIRDTSSYGRSIARRTEDSGPGSGRRPRPQLTSDTRVRPRRRPEVDEYYDEPEPRSRQSSDYDEPAPPPPETRRPRGPAAGEYPEDVQEERGAGTATRRRPPRLPQEEDYADETPPRAPRRVVEVESVEVEEVEPDEYEDDLL